One part of the Mycobacterium marinum genome encodes these proteins:
- a CDS encoding Rv2578c family radical SAM protein: protein MRWCAQALAVNGEPVDDGALPGLQRIGLVRSVRSPHFEGMTFHEVLCKSALNKVPNAAALPFRYTVNGYRGCTHACRYCFARPTHEYLDFDSGADFDTQIVVKTNVAEVLRRELRRPLWRRETVALGTNTDPYQRAEGRYALMPGIIGALAGSGTPLSILTKGTLLRRDLPLLAEASGQVPVSVAVSLAIADPDLHKEVEPGTPAPQARLGLIAAIRDAGLDCHVMVAPVLPHLTDSAAHLDLLLGQIAAAGATGVTAFGLHLRGATRGWFMSWLARAHPDLVGTYRELYRRGAYLPPYYRDMLRQRVAPLVAKHRLGGTARPSSPVAEAEVMPVPEQATLF from the coding sequence ATGCGCTGGTGTGCCCAGGCCCTGGCGGTCAACGGGGAACCCGTCGATGACGGAGCGTTACCCGGGCTGCAGCGCATCGGGTTGGTTCGAAGCGTCCGCTCGCCGCACTTCGAGGGCATGACGTTCCATGAAGTGCTCTGCAAGTCCGCGCTGAACAAGGTGCCCAACGCCGCCGCGTTGCCTTTCCGCTACACCGTCAACGGCTACCGCGGCTGCACGCATGCCTGTCGTTACTGTTTCGCCCGTCCCACCCATGAGTACCTCGACTTCGACTCGGGTGCGGATTTCGATACCCAGATCGTGGTCAAGACCAATGTCGCCGAAGTGCTGCGCCGTGAGTTACGCCGGCCATTGTGGCGGCGCGAGACCGTCGCGCTCGGCACCAACACCGATCCCTACCAGCGCGCGGAGGGCCGTTACGCGCTGATGCCGGGAATCATTGGCGCGCTCGCCGGATCGGGAACCCCGCTGTCCATCCTGACCAAGGGCACACTGCTGCGCCGGGATCTGCCACTGCTGGCCGAGGCATCCGGGCAGGTGCCGGTGTCGGTGGCCGTGTCGCTGGCCATCGCCGACCCGGACCTGCACAAGGAGGTCGAGCCCGGCACGCCGGCCCCGCAGGCCCGGCTGGGTCTGATCGCCGCAATCCGCGACGCCGGTCTGGATTGTCATGTGATGGTCGCCCCGGTGCTACCGCACCTCACCGACTCCGCTGCGCACCTCGATCTCTTGCTCGGCCAGATCGCGGCGGCCGGTGCTACCGGTGTCACGGCTTTCGGGCTGCATCTGCGCGGAGCGACGCGCGGTTGGTTCATGTCCTGGCTGGCCCGGGCGCACCCGGACCTCGTCGGCACGTATCGGGAGCTGTACCGGCGCGGTGCCTACTTGCCGCCGTACTACCGCGACATGCTCAGGCAACGCGTGGCGCCACTGGTCGCCAAGCATCGGCTGGGCGGTACCGCGCGCCCGTCCTCGCCGGTCGCCGAAGCGGAGGTGATGCCCGTTCCCGAGCAGGCGACCCTATTTTGA
- a CDS encoding purple acid phosphatase family protein → MPDDLDQPDDPQPVGPSRRKLLTTGLASAAVGAGIGLGGAALLRPGHGPSVWYQPDRTSAQPVGGLHLQYGKNAATEVVVSWHSVDAVQNPRVMLGTPASGFGRVVSAETRTYRDAKSNTEVRVNHARLTNLTPDSDYVYAAVHDGADPQLGTVRTAPLGRKPLRFTSFGDQGTPTLGRFSDGRYVSDNGGTPAAGDITIAIERMAPLFNLVNGDLCYANMAHDRIRTWSDWLETNSRSARYRPWMPAAGNHENELGNGPIGYGAYQTYFSVPDSGASQELRGLWYSFTAGSVRVISLSNDDVCFQDAGSSYVHGYSGGEQRRWLQTELAAARRDPAVDWVIVCMHQTAISTADHFNGADLGIRQEWLPLFDQYEVDLVLCGHEHHYERSHPLRGAMDTQTRTPIPVDTRGDVIDATRGTVHLVIGCGGRSLTSNQLFFPEPRCRVVTAVGPYDPGERSRPSIYVLEDAPWSAFRDHDNPYGFAAFDVDPGQPGGHTSIKATHYAVTGLFGATTVVDEFTLTKPRGD, encoded by the coding sequence ATGCCCGACGATCTGGATCAACCCGATGACCCGCAACCCGTGGGACCCAGCCGCCGCAAGTTGCTGACGACGGGCCTCGCGTCGGCCGCCGTCGGAGCGGGCATCGGCCTGGGCGGGGCGGCACTGCTACGGCCCGGGCACGGTCCCAGTGTCTGGTATCAGCCCGATCGCACCAGCGCGCAACCGGTTGGCGGTCTGCATCTGCAATATGGCAAGAACGCCGCCACCGAGGTCGTCGTGTCGTGGCACAGCGTTGACGCGGTCCAGAATCCGCGAGTCATGCTGGGAACCCCCGCGTCCGGGTTCGGCCGCGTCGTCAGCGCCGAGACCCGAACCTATCGGGATGCGAAGTCCAATACCGAGGTTCGCGTCAACCACGCCCGGCTGACCAACCTGACACCAGATAGCGACTACGTATACGCCGCGGTCCACGACGGCGCGGATCCACAACTGGGCACCGTGCGAACCGCGCCATTGGGGCGAAAACCGCTGCGCTTCACCAGCTTCGGGGATCAGGGCACGCCAACACTGGGCAGATTCTCCGACGGTCGATACGTGAGCGACAACGGCGGAACGCCTGCCGCGGGCGACATCACCATCGCGATCGAGCGCATGGCCCCGTTATTCAACCTGGTCAACGGCGACCTGTGCTACGCGAACATGGCACACGACCGCATTCGCACCTGGTCGGACTGGCTGGAAACCAACAGCCGTTCAGCGCGTTACCGGCCATGGATGCCCGCGGCCGGCAATCACGAGAATGAATTGGGCAATGGGCCAATCGGTTACGGCGCCTACCAAACCTATTTCTCGGTGCCCGACTCTGGGGCCAGCCAGGAGTTGCGCGGGCTGTGGTACTCCTTCACCGCCGGCTCGGTGCGGGTGATCAGCCTGAGCAACGATGATGTGTGTTTTCAGGACGCCGGCAGCTCCTACGTACACGGCTATTCGGGTGGCGAGCAAAGACGTTGGCTGCAAACCGAACTCGCCGCGGCGCGCCGCGACCCGGCGGTCGACTGGGTGATCGTGTGCATGCACCAGACGGCCATCTCGACCGCCGATCATTTCAACGGCGCCGACCTGGGCATCCGGCAGGAGTGGCTGCCGTTGTTCGACCAATACGAGGTCGATCTCGTGTTGTGCGGCCATGAGCACCACTACGAGCGGTCACATCCGCTGCGCGGCGCGATGGACACCCAGACCCGAACGCCGATCCCCGTGGACACCCGCGGCGACGTGATCGACGCGACCCGGGGAACGGTGCACCTGGTCATCGGTTGCGGGGGGCGGTCGCTGACCAGCAACCAGTTGTTCTTCCCCGAACCCCGCTGCCGGGTCGTGACCGCGGTCGGCCCATACGATCCCGGCGAGCGGTCCCGGCCATCGATCTACGTGCTCGAGGACGCACCATGGTCGGCGTTCCGTGACCACGACAACCCCTACGGCTTTGCGGCCTTCGATGTCGATCCCGGCCAACCCGGCGGCCACACATCGATCAAGGCGACGCACTACGCGGTGACCGGGTTGTTCGGGGCGACCACGGTTGTCGACGAATTCACGCTGACCAAGCCGCGCGGTGATTAA
- a CDS encoding patatin-like phospholipase family protein, protein MTTAFVLSGGASLGAIQVGMLQALADEGITPDLIIGTSVGALNGGWIASRPDAAGIRALAGLWRSLTRKEVFPTQPVTGLMGFLGRRQHLVPNTGLRRILSRELEFTNLEDAPIPLHVVATDVISGTDVLLSSGDAVDAIAASAAIPGIFPPVSINGRGLIDGGVVNNTPVSHAVALGADKIWVLPTGYSCDLQTLPASAVTMVLHAMTLAVNHRLAVDIERFEQTVDLRVIRPLCPVSISGADFSQSATLIPRSHQATREWLATNPARIGQAALLKPHLH, encoded by the coding sequence GTGACCACCGCATTCGTCTTGTCCGGCGGCGCAAGCCTCGGAGCGATACAGGTCGGGATGCTGCAAGCCTTGGCCGACGAAGGCATCACACCAGACCTGATCATCGGCACCTCGGTCGGCGCACTCAACGGTGGGTGGATCGCGTCGCGGCCCGATGCGGCCGGGATTCGGGCTTTGGCCGGATTGTGGCGGTCCCTCACCCGAAAAGAGGTATTTCCCACTCAACCGGTCACCGGGCTGATGGGCTTCCTCGGCCGGCGCCAGCACTTGGTCCCCAACACGGGTCTGCGGCGCATCCTCAGCAGGGAACTTGAATTCACCAATCTCGAGGATGCACCGATCCCGCTGCACGTGGTGGCCACCGACGTCATCTCCGGCACCGACGTATTGCTGTCCTCCGGCGACGCCGTCGATGCGATCGCAGCCAGCGCAGCCATTCCCGGGATATTCCCCCCGGTCAGCATCAACGGGCGCGGGCTCATCGACGGCGGTGTGGTGAACAACACCCCGGTGTCGCACGCGGTCGCGCTGGGGGCCGACAAGATCTGGGTATTGCCGACCGGCTATTCGTGCGATCTGCAGACCTTGCCGGCCTCGGCGGTCACGATGGTCCTGCACGCGATGACGCTGGCAGTCAACCATCGCCTCGCCGTCGATATCGAGCGCTTCGAGCAGACCGTCGATCTGCGCGTCATTCGGCCGCTTTGTCCGGTATCCATATCCGGAGCCGACTTCTCGCAATCGGCAACCCTTATCCCGCGCTCGCACCAGGCCACCCGCGAGTGGCTGGCGACGAATCCGGCGCGCATCGGACAGGCCGCATTACTCAAGCCGCACCTGCACTAG
- a CDS encoding HNH endonuclease signature motif containing protein yields MFESWYASRATSESAALLDRVGEAARSEAQSAAGRLVAIGELFVLRCRESGERAQWATDTWEAVAAQVAARLRCSVAMGASYLRYAMAMRDRLPLVGKVFESGDIDYRSFQTIVFRTDLIADADVLAKVDAQVAALVSRRPSLTRGGLGAAVDQIVTKVDHDAVRQAHKAASDRYVDVIGGGSGMAWVEGSVVATAGQALDRRLDELAATVCAADPRTRKQRRADALGALAAGIERLVCGCGSAQCAASEPARSSNIVIHVIAERASVEGAGTAPGVLAGSEWLVPAELVAELAKSARLVPVIRPAEIAEPRYTPSAQLADFVRCRDLTCRAPGCDRPAADCDVDHTVPYAAGGLTHPSNLKCLCRKHHLLKTFWGWRDQQLPDGTVIWGLPDGHVYVTTPGSAWLFPSLCAPTGRVPARSAAQGACGDGRGAMMPQRRRTRAQQRAHLIATERRRNRQARQPRSVFAQGSDLQTRTCAAAEEPPPF; encoded by the coding sequence ATGTTCGAATCCTGGTACGCCAGTCGTGCGACATCCGAGTCGGCGGCGTTGCTGGATCGGGTGGGTGAGGCCGCGCGTTCAGAGGCGCAGTCAGCGGCCGGGCGCCTGGTGGCGATCGGGGAGTTGTTCGTACTGCGGTGCCGCGAGTCGGGGGAGCGGGCCCAGTGGGCAACCGATACCTGGGAGGCAGTCGCCGCCCAGGTCGCGGCCAGATTGCGCTGCAGCGTGGCGATGGGGGCGAGCTATCTGCGCTATGCGATGGCGATGCGGGATCGGCTGCCGCTGGTCGGCAAGGTGTTCGAGTCCGGTGACATCGACTATCGGAGCTTTCAGACGATTGTGTTTCGCACCGATCTGATCGCCGATGCCGACGTGTTGGCCAAGGTGGATGCCCAGGTGGCGGCGCTGGTATCGCGTCGCCCCTCGCTGACGCGCGGTGGGCTGGGCGCGGCGGTCGACCAGATTGTCACCAAGGTCGATCACGACGCGGTGCGCCAGGCGCACAAGGCGGCCTCGGACCGGTACGTCGACGTCATTGGCGGTGGTTCGGGAATGGCCTGGGTGGAGGGCAGTGTGGTTGCCACCGCTGGGCAAGCCCTTGATCGGCGACTTGATGAGTTGGCGGCCACCGTGTGTGCGGCCGATCCGCGCACGCGCAAGCAGCGGCGCGCCGACGCGTTGGGGGCGCTGGCCGCCGGTATCGAGCGGCTGGTGTGTGGTTGTGGGTCGGCTCAGTGCGCGGCGTCGGAACCGGCGCGCTCGAGCAACATCGTGATACATGTCATCGCCGAGCGGGCCAGCGTCGAGGGCGCGGGCACCGCGCCGGGCGTGCTGGCGGGGTCGGAGTGGCTTGTCCCGGCCGAGTTGGTCGCCGAGCTGGCCAAGTCCGCCAGGCTGGTGCCCGTGATCCGGCCGGCCGAGATTGCCGAACCGAGATACACCCCATCGGCGCAACTGGCTGACTTTGTGCGCTGTCGCGATCTCACTTGCCGGGCCCCCGGGTGTGACCGCCCGGCCGCCGACTGCGACGTCGACCACACGGTGCCCTACGCGGCTGGCGGCCTCACGCACCCCTCGAACCTGAAATGCCTATGCCGCAAACACCATCTGCTGAAGACGTTCTGGGGTTGGCGCGACCAGCAGTTGCCCGATGGAACCGTGATCTGGGGTCTGCCCGACGGGCATGTCTATGTCACCACCCCGGGTAGCGCGTGGTTGTTCCCCTCGCTGTGTGCACCCACCGGCCGCGTGCCCGCGAGGTCGGCCGCGCAGGGCGCTTGTGGCGACGGTCGGGGCGCGATGATGCCCCAACGGCGTCGCACTCGGGCTCAGCAACGGGCCCATCTGATCGCTACCGAACGCCGTCGCAACCGGCAGGCGCGCCAACCCCGCTCCGTGTTCGCGCAGGGTTCGGACTTGCAGACCCGCACCTGCGCCGCTGCCGAGGAACCGCCGCCCTTCTAG
- the hisS gene encoding histidine--tRNA ligase has product MTEFCAPKGVPDYVPPDSAQFVAVRDGLLTAARRAGYGHIELPIFEDTALFARGVGESTDVVSKEMYTFADRGDRSVTLRPEGTAGVVRAVIEHGLDRGALPVKLCYAGPFFRYERPQAGRYRQLQQVGVEAIGVDDPALDAEVIAIADAGFRSLGLDGFRLEVTSLGDETCRPQYRELLQEFLFGLDLDEETRRRAALNPLRVLDDKRPEVRAMTAEAPVLLDHLSDVAKQHFDTVLAHLDALRVPYVINPRMVRGLDYYTKTTFEFVHDGLGAQSGIGGGGRYDGLMKQLGGQDLSGIGFGLGVDRTMLALRAEGKSVGESARCDVFGVPLSEQAKLTLAVLAGQLRASGVRVDLAYGDRGLKGSMRAADRSGASVALVAGDRDIEAGTVGVKDLGTGEQVSVSTDSVVDDVIAKLGR; this is encoded by the coding sequence GTGACGGAATTCTGTGCTCCCAAAGGCGTGCCGGACTACGTGCCACCGGACTCGGCGCAGTTTGTGGCGGTGCGCGACGGCCTGCTGACGGCCGCCCGCCGGGCCGGCTACGGCCACATCGAACTGCCGATCTTCGAGGACACCGCGCTGTTTGCCCGTGGCGTGGGTGAATCGACCGACGTGGTGTCCAAAGAGATGTACACGTTTGCCGACCGTGGTGACCGTTCGGTGACGCTGCGGCCCGAGGGCACCGCTGGGGTGGTGCGGGCGGTGATCGAACACGGCCTGGACCGTGGGGCGCTGCCGGTGAAGCTGTGTTACGCGGGTCCGTTCTTCCGCTACGAGCGTCCGCAGGCCGGGCGGTATCGCCAGTTGCAGCAGGTTGGTGTGGAGGCGATCGGCGTGGACGATCCGGCGCTGGACGCCGAGGTGATCGCCATCGCCGACGCGGGCTTCCGTTCGCTGGGGCTGGACGGGTTCCGGTTGGAAGTCACTTCGCTCGGTGATGAGACCTGCCGGCCGCAGTACCGAGAACTGTTGCAGGAGTTTCTGTTCGGTTTGGACCTTGACGAAGAGACCCGCCGGCGCGCTGCGCTCAATCCATTGCGGGTGCTCGACGACAAGCGCCCGGAGGTGCGGGCGATGACCGCCGAGGCCCCGGTGCTGCTCGACCACCTCTCCGATGTCGCCAAGCAGCACTTTGACACGGTGCTGGCGCATCTGGACGCGCTCAGGGTGCCCTATGTCATCAACCCGCGCATGGTGCGCGGGCTCGACTACTACACCAAGACCACCTTCGAATTCGTGCACGACGGGTTGGGCGCGCAGTCCGGCATCGGCGGCGGGGGCCGCTACGACGGCCTGATGAAGCAGCTGGGCGGGCAGGACCTGTCGGGCATCGGGTTCGGGCTGGGTGTCGATCGGACGATGCTGGCGTTGCGCGCCGAAGGCAAGAGCGTGGGGGAGAGCGCCCGCTGCGACGTGTTCGGGGTGCCACTGAGCGAGCAGGCCAAGCTGACGCTGGCGGTGCTGGCCGGGCAGCTCCGCGCCTCGGGCGTTCGCGTCGACCTCGCCTACGGTGATCGCGGGCTCAAGGGTTCGATGCGTGCGGCCGACCGCTCCGGTGCGAGCGTTGCGCTGGTCGCCGGGGATCGCGATATCGAGGCGGGCACGGTCGGGGTGAAGGACCTCGGTACCGGCGAGCAGGTCTCGGTGTCGACCGATTCGGTTGTCGACGACGTGATTGCCAAGCTCGGACGCTAG
- a CDS encoding helix-turn-helix domain-containing protein — protein sequence MTALLRAVRRQRGLTLEQLAQRAGLTKSYLSKIERGQSTPSIAVALKVARALDVDVGRLFSDESAHETMTVDRAHDRLGSQSGRYHVLASTQLGKTMSPFVVRPTAGQDCASDGPHPEHTGQEFVFVHTGSVELDYGDQTVTLGTGDSAYFDASVGHKLRAVGTERAEVVVVAGAELSGR from the coding sequence GTGACAGCACTGCTGCGCGCGGTCCGCCGGCAGCGCGGGCTCACCCTGGAACAACTCGCCCAGCGGGCCGGGCTCACCAAGAGCTACCTGTCCAAGATCGAGCGGGGACAGAGCACGCCCTCGATCGCGGTGGCGCTCAAGGTCGCGCGGGCACTCGACGTCGACGTCGGGCGGCTCTTCTCAGACGAGTCCGCCCACGAGACGATGACCGTCGACCGCGCCCACGACCGCCTAGGGTCCCAATCCGGGCGCTACCACGTACTGGCGTCGACGCAACTTGGAAAAACCATGTCGCCGTTTGTTGTTCGGCCGACCGCCGGGCAAGACTGCGCCTCCGACGGTCCGCATCCGGAGCACACCGGCCAGGAGTTCGTCTTTGTGCACACGGGCAGCGTCGAACTCGACTACGGCGACCAGACCGTCACGCTCGGTACCGGTGACAGCGCCTACTTCGACGCCTCGGTCGGCCACAAGCTAAGGGCGGTCGGCACCGAACGGGCCGAAGTCGTGGTGGTCGCGGGGGCCGAACTCAGCGGCCGGTGA
- a CDS encoding peptidylprolyl isomerase yields the protein MPTNQQRRATAKRKLERQLERRAKQAKRRRILMIVGSAVAAVTVIAAVVVVVVMNKGDHKTTASASPSSSEPTSSAAAPTDDSVPPLPAFKPSANLGANCQYPASPDKAAKPAKPPRSGKVPTEPAQVSASMMTSQGKVGLMLANNESPCTVNSFASLAQQGFFKDTKCHRLTTSPTLSVLQCGDPKGDGTGGPGYQFANEYPTDQYPPNDPALRQPVIYPRGTLAMANAGPDTNSSQFFMVYRDSQLPPQYTVFGTIQADGLETLDKIAKAGVAGGGEDGPPALDVTIKSVFLD from the coding sequence GTGCCGACCAACCAGCAGCGACGTGCCACAGCCAAGCGCAAACTAGAGCGGCAGCTGGAGCGCCGCGCCAAGCAGGCCAAGCGCCGGCGGATCCTGATGATCGTGGGTAGCGCAGTGGCTGCGGTCACCGTGATCGCCGCCGTAGTGGTCGTTGTGGTGATGAACAAGGGCGATCACAAGACCACCGCCTCCGCGAGCCCCAGCAGTTCCGAGCCGACCAGCTCCGCCGCTGCGCCCACCGACGACTCGGTACCGCCGCTGCCGGCGTTCAAGCCTTCGGCCAACCTCGGCGCCAACTGCCAATACCCGGCGTCCCCGGACAAGGCCGCCAAGCCGGCCAAGCCGCCGCGGTCGGGCAAGGTGCCGACCGAACCGGCCCAGGTGAGCGCGAGCATGATGACCAGCCAAGGAAAGGTCGGCCTCATGCTGGCCAACAACGAATCACCTTGCACGGTAAACAGTTTCGCGAGCCTGGCGCAGCAGGGCTTCTTCAAGGACACCAAGTGCCATCGGCTGACCACCTCGCCGACGCTGTCGGTGCTGCAGTGCGGCGACCCGAAGGGCGACGGAACCGGCGGTCCGGGCTACCAATTCGCCAACGAGTACCCCACCGACCAGTACCCGCCCAACGACCCGGCACTGCGCCAGCCGGTGATCTATCCGCGCGGCACTCTGGCCATGGCCAATGCCGGCCCGGATACCAACAGCAGCCAGTTCTTCATGGTCTATCGCGACTCGCAGCTACCGCCCCAGTACACCGTGTTCGGCACCATCCAAGCCGACGGGCTGGAAACGCTGGACAAGATCGCCAAGGCCGGTGTCGCCGGTGGCGGCGAGGACGGACCGCCAGCACTTGATGTGACCATCAAGTCGGTGTTCCTCGACTAG
- a CDS encoding MBL fold metallo-hydrolase produces MLITGFPAGVLQCNCYVLAERPGTDAIIVDPGQRAMGQLRRILDKNRLTPAAVLITHGHIDHMWSAQKVSDTFGCPTYIHPEDRFMLKDPIYGLGPRVAQLFAGAFFREPKQVVELDRDGDKIDLGNICVNVDHTPGHTRGSVCFRVPLAAKDDRDVVFTGDTLFERSIGRSDLFGGSGRDLLRSIVDKLLVLDDKTVVLPGHGNSTSIGAERRFNPFLEGLST; encoded by the coding sequence GTGTTGATCACCGGATTTCCCGCCGGCGTGTTGCAGTGCAATTGTTACGTGCTGGCCGAGCGGCCTGGAACGGACGCCATCATCGTCGACCCCGGCCAGCGTGCGATGGGCCAACTGCGTCGCATCCTCGACAAGAACCGGCTGACTCCGGCCGCGGTGTTGATCACCCACGGGCACATCGACCACATGTGGTCGGCTCAGAAGGTCTCGGATACGTTCGGCTGCCCGACCTACATCCATCCCGAGGACCGATTCATGCTCAAAGACCCCATCTACGGCCTGGGGCCGCGGGTGGCACAGCTGTTCGCCGGTGCCTTCTTCCGTGAGCCCAAACAGGTCGTCGAACTGGACCGCGACGGCGACAAGATCGACCTCGGCAACATCTGCGTCAACGTGGATCACACACCCGGGCACACCCGCGGATCGGTGTGCTTCCGGGTGCCGCTGGCGGCCAAAGACGACCGCGACGTCGTATTCACCGGCGACACGCTGTTCGAGCGCTCCATCGGCCGCTCCGATCTGTTCGGAGGCAGCGGCCGTGACCTGCTGCGCTCGATCGTCGACAAGTTGCTGGTGCTCGACGACAAGACCGTGGTGCTTCCCGGGCACGGCAACTCCACCAGCATCGGTGCCGAGCGGCGGTTCAACCCGTTCCTGGAAGGGTTGAGCACGTGA
- a CDS encoding RelA/SpoT family protein, with product MADDQSTTQAVVPSVESPPVVEAPEAAPAETLKTTSSASRRVRARLARRITAQRSAINPVLEPLVAVHREVYPKADLSLLQRAYEVADQRHAGQFRHSGDPYITHPLAVANILAELGMDSTTLVAALLHDTVEDTGYTLEALSEEFGEEVGHLVDGVTKLDRVVLGSAAEGETIRKMITAMARDPRVLVIKVADRLHNMRTMRFLPPEKQARKARETLEVIAPLAHRLGMASVKWELEDLSFAILHPKKYDEIVRLVAGRAPSRDTYLAKVRAEIIATLSASKIKATVEGRPKHYWSIYQKMIVKGRDFDDIHDLVGIRILCDEIRDCYAAVGVVHSLWQPMAGRFKDYIAQPRYGVYQSLHTTVVGPEGKPLEVQIRTRDMHRTAEYGIAAHWRYKEAKGRNGVPHPHAAAEIDDMAWMRQLLDWQREAADPGEFLESLRYDLAVQELFVFTPKGDVITLPTGSTPVDFAYAVHTEVGHRCIGARVNGRLVALERQLENGEVVEVFTSKAPNAGPSRDWQQFVVSPRAKTKIRQWFAKERREEALEAGKEAIAREVRRGGLPLQRLVNGESMGAVARELHYTDVSALYTAIGEGHVSARHAMQRLLAELGGIDQAEEELAERATPTTIPRRPRSSDDVGVSVPGAPGVMTKLAKCCTPVPGDNIMGFVTRGGGVSVHRTDCTNAESLKQQSERIIEVHWAPSPSSVFLVAIQVEALDRHRLLSDVTRVLADEKVNILSASVTTSGDRVAISRFTFEMGDPKHLGHLLNVVRNVEGVYDVYRVTSAA from the coding sequence GTGGCCGATGACCAAAGCACGACGCAGGCAGTCGTGCCGTCCGTCGAGTCGCCACCGGTGGTAGAGGCGCCCGAGGCGGCGCCGGCTGAGACCCTCAAGACAACCAGCAGCGCCTCCCGTCGGGTGCGGGCCCGGCTGGCCCGCCGGATAACCGCTCAGCGCAGCGCCATCAACCCGGTTCTCGAGCCATTGGTGGCGGTGCACCGCGAGGTGTACCCCAAGGCCGACCTTTCGCTGCTGCAGCGGGCTTACGAGGTCGCCGACCAGCGCCACGCCGGCCAGTTCCGGCATTCCGGTGATCCTTACATCACCCACCCGCTGGCGGTTGCCAACATCCTGGCCGAGTTGGGCATGGACAGCACCACCCTGGTGGCGGCGCTGCTGCACGACACCGTCGAAGACACCGGATACACCCTCGAGGCGCTTTCCGAAGAGTTCGGCGAGGAGGTGGGCCATCTTGTCGACGGGGTGACCAAGCTGGACCGGGTCGTGCTCGGTAGCGCTGCCGAAGGCGAGACCATCCGCAAAATGATCACCGCCATGGCTCGCGATCCGCGGGTGCTGGTGATCAAGGTGGCCGACCGGTTGCACAACATGCGCACCATGCGCTTTCTGCCCCCGGAGAAGCAGGCGCGCAAGGCCCGCGAGACACTGGAAGTCATTGCCCCCCTGGCGCATCGACTGGGTATGGCCAGCGTCAAGTGGGAGCTCGAAGACCTGTCGTTTGCCATCCTGCATCCCAAGAAGTACGACGAGATCGTGCGCCTGGTGGCCGGCCGAGCGCCGTCGCGCGACACCTACCTGGCCAAGGTCCGTGCCGAGATCATCGCCACGCTGAGTGCATCGAAGATCAAGGCCACCGTGGAGGGACGCCCCAAGCACTATTGGTCGATCTACCAGAAGATGATCGTCAAGGGCCGCGACTTCGACGACATCCACGACCTGGTCGGCATCCGCATCCTGTGCGACGAGATCCGGGACTGCTATGCCGCGGTGGGCGTGGTGCATTCGCTGTGGCAGCCGATGGCGGGACGGTTCAAGGACTACATCGCCCAGCCCAGATACGGTGTGTACCAGTCGTTGCACACCACCGTGGTCGGCCCGGAGGGTAAGCCGCTGGAGGTGCAGATCCGCACCCGCGACATGCACCGCACCGCCGAATACGGCATCGCCGCGCACTGGCGCTACAAAGAGGCCAAGGGCCGCAACGGTGTTCCCCATCCACATGCGGCGGCCGAGATCGACGACATGGCGTGGATGCGTCAACTGCTCGACTGGCAGCGGGAGGCCGCCGACCCGGGCGAATTCCTGGAGTCGCTGCGTTACGACCTTGCCGTACAAGAGCTTTTCGTGTTCACGCCCAAGGGCGATGTCATCACCTTGCCCACCGGATCGACACCTGTGGACTTCGCCTATGCGGTACACACCGAGGTTGGTCACCGCTGCATCGGCGCCAGGGTCAACGGGCGGCTGGTGGCACTGGAACGCCAGCTGGAAAACGGCGAAGTGGTAGAGGTTTTCACCTCCAAGGCGCCCAATGCCGGGCCATCGCGGGACTGGCAGCAGTTCGTCGTCTCGCCACGCGCCAAGACCAAGATCCGGCAGTGGTTCGCCAAAGAGCGGCGTGAGGAGGCGCTGGAGGCGGGTAAGGAGGCGATCGCGCGCGAAGTGCGCCGCGGTGGGCTTCCGTTGCAGCGCTTGGTCAATGGCGAGTCCATGGGGGCGGTCGCCCGTGAGCTGCACTACACTGATGTGTCGGCGCTCTACACCGCCATTGGCGAGGGGCACGTGTCTGCCCGCCATGCCATGCAACGGCTGCTGGCCGAGCTTGGCGGCATCGACCAGGCCGAGGAGGAGCTCGCCGAGCGGGCGACGCCGACCACCATCCCGCGCCGTCCGCGCAGCTCCGACGACGTCGGGGTCTCGGTGCCCGGTGCCCCCGGCGTGATGACCAAGCTGGCCAAGTGCTGCACACCGGTTCCCGGCGACAACATCATGGGTTTTGTCACCCGCGGCGGCGGAGTCAGCGTGCATCGCACCGACTGCACCAACGCGGAGTCGCTCAAACAGCAGTCCGAGCGCATTATCGAGGTGCATTGGGCGCCGTCGCCGTCGTCGGTGTTCCTGGTCGCCATTCAGGTGGAGGCACTGGACCGGCACCGGTTGCTGTCGGATGTGACCCGGGTGCTGGCCGACGAGAAGGTCAACATCCTGTCGGCGTCGGTGACCACCTCGGGGGACCGGGTGGCGATCAGCCGGTTCACCTTCGAAATGGGCGACCCCAAGCACCTGGGGCATCTGCTCAACGTCGTGCGCAACGTGGAGGGCGTGTACGACGTCTACCGGGTGACTTCGGCCGCCTAG